Part of the Armatimonadota bacterium genome is shown below.
TGGCCACCGGCTCGCTGCGCACGCCCTACCGCGTCCCCACGGTGCCGCCCTCCCACATCGCCCCAGGGACGCGGGCGACCGGGTATGCGACGAACCCGCCGACCTCCGGCCCTCACTGGCCCACCACTGCGCCCTGGGGAGTCCACACCGAGGTCCTGCCGGACGAGTTGCTGGTCCACAACCTGGAGCACGGCGGGGTGTGGATCTCCTACCGCAACCGCGACGACCGGGCGCTCGCCGACCGGCTGACGGCCATCGCCGGCCGCTACCGCACGAAGGTCATCGTGACGCCGCGGCCGGCAAACGACGTCCCCATCGCCCTGGCTGCCTGGGGGCGGCTCCTGAAGCTGCAGGCCTTCGACGAGGCGACCATCGTGCGGTTCATCGACGCCCACCGGGGCCGGGTGGGCCCCGAGCGCAACGCCCCCTAGCGGTGCGACGGAGGTCAGAAGCCCGACGCCCAGGCCAGGGCGGCGGGCGGGGAGCGGCGGCTGTGGGCCACGCCGCGCACCAGGTCGCTCACCAGCATGACCGCGCGCTGCAGCTGGGCGTCATTGGGGGTGCCCGCCACCGCCATCCCCAAGGGCACGACCAGGTCGGGTACCAGCCCGCGCCCGCTGATGTCGCGCCCGCTGCGGGTCAGGTAGCGGGCCACGGTCAGCCGCAGGGCGCTGCCGTCGGGAAACTCGTAGACGAGCTGGATCGTGGCCTTCCCGAACGTCGTCTCCCCGACCAGGCGGATCCCCGCGTCCTGCAGCGCCCCCGCCACGACCTCCGAGGCGCTGGCGCTGCCCCGGTTCACCAGCACGGCCACGGCGCGGGTGAACTTGGGCTGGCGCGGGCGGACGGTATAGGTGCGCGAGCTCGTGCGCTCCTGGACGGTGATCACGATGCCGTCGTCGAGGAAGTAGCTGGCCACGTCCACCGATTCGTTCAGCAGCCCGCCGGGGTTGTCGCGCAGGTCGAGGACGATCCCCCGCGCCCCCTCGGCTCGCAGCGCCGTCAGGGCCTGCCCCAGTTCCTGCGCCACCCCCCGCCGGAACTGCGTCAGGCGCACGTACCCGACCGCCGGGGCGACCAGCCGGGCCGTGAGCGTCCGCTGCCGGATGCGGGCGCGCGTGATCGAGACCACGACCTGGGTGCCGGTGGCGGGCCGCAGCAGCTGCAGCGTCACCACCCCGCCTTCCTCCCCGGCGATGAGCGCCCGGACCTGCTCCAGCCCCAGCCCGGCGGTGGGCTGGCCGTTCACCGCCTCGATGACGTCCTCGGGCAGCACACCGGCCTGCGCGGCGGGCGACTCCTCCAGGACGCGGGCGATGACAACGCGGCCGTCCCGCTCCTCCAGCACCACGCCGATCCCCACGAACTCGCCGCTCTCGCTGCGGCTGAAGCGCGCCTGCTCGTCTGGGGTGAGGAAGACGGAGTTGGCCTCGCGCACCGCCGCCACCATGGCCTTGACGGCGGCGTAGGCCACCTCCATCGATCCGGCCGATCCCGCCGGCCCGCCCGAGAGCAGTGCGGTGGCCCGCTGCAGGCGCGCCAGCACCGCCTGGAGGTCCTGGTC
Proteins encoded:
- a CDS encoding DUF3105 domain-containing protein, whose translation is MAKKDARKAEERRRRREERRAAERAAAARRRRVQALTWGGGTVLLIALLAWVATGSLRTPYRVPTVPPSHIAPGTRATGYATNPPTSGPHWPTTAPWGVHTEVLPDELLVHNLEHGGVWISYRNRDDRALADRLTAIAGRYRTKVIVTPRPANDVPIALAAWGRLLKLQAFDEATIVRFIDAHRGRVGPERNAP
- a CDS encoding S41 family peptidase, coding for MRIALVALMVILVAGWAVPPGTVSTAALTAAAALQAQGPPDAVAQPAGQLPPPSALLVQVFQLITEEALAPPPYPALLQAAVEGMRAALRAAGVATPLADIPITGYPDQDLQAVLARLQRATALLSGGPAGSAGSMEVAYAAVKAMVAAVREANSVFLTPDEQARFSRSESGEFVGIGVVLEERDGRVVIARVLEESPAAQAGVLPEDVIEAVNGQPTAGLGLEQVRALIAGEEGGVVTLQLLRPATGTQVVVSITRARIRQRTLTARLVAPAVGYVRLTQFRRGVAQELGQALTALRAEGARGIVLDLRDNPGGLLNESVDVASYFLDDGIVITVQERTSSRTYTVRPRQPKFTRAVAVLVNRGSASASEVVAGALQDAGIRLVGETTFGKATIQLVYEFPDGSALRLTVARYLTRSGRDISGRGLVPDLVVPLGMAVAGTPNDAQLQRAVMLVSDLVRGVAHSRRSPPAALAWASGF